TTGCCACCGGGCATAGCCATGTCCCAGGTACCTCAGCCAGACGCCCTGGGCATGGACTGGCCATGGACTCCAGGCAAGGGGTTGTACCCCCCCAatcctcagttttcttctctgtataaGGGGACCAGTGCCACCCCTTCCCTGAGTTGTTAGAGGGATTACATCCTCAGTTCAGCTATGAGGCTGGCATGAACTACAAGGACCGGGACGTGCCCAGTCCCTGCCCTGAGTGCAGTCTAGACAGGTTCCTTCACGCACCTACCCCATCCCTGCATGTGTCCCTTTTGTCACTGGGGACCTTTGCCCTGTCTCTGCGCCAGTGGGGAGGACAATAAAAGCCTTgctgcccattctctctctgcctcctgtcccAAAAGCCTTTGGCTCCAGGATGCATTTGGCTCCGTGTTTCATTGCCCAGCAGCTAGAAGATGGGAAAACTCATAAGGAAGGGACGCACatggtgctttttaaaattttttaattcaaaagaatataagaaaacaaaaacacttcccAGGGTGTGTCATGATGACACATCACAGGCATGTAAAGTACATATAAAAACAAGAGCGTCTCAGGGGCACAGGCGGGGGGCCCCGTGCAGGGGGCCACAGCCCCCTTCTTTGAGGCCTTGTTTTCTCAGACGTGCACCTCTCCCAGGCCATAAAAAAGGAAGCGCTCATGCACCCTTGTTTCTCTTGGAAGACCCAGCCACTTCCGGCTCACTGGTCCATGACGCGCACGCAGGAAGCTGGGCTTTACACGATCTTGCAGGCGGACAGGGCCAGGGCATGGGCAGGTGGCCCACTGTTCCTCCCCGCTGCCCCGTTCATGGGCTCTGGGGCCGGGGAAGCAGTGTCCCTCACGGCGGGAGAGGGGGCACACACCGTCCTTCAGGGGCTTGGGCTTCCCTCCTCGAGTGGCAGCAAAGGGAGTATCTACAGGTAAGCTGGGAGCCGCGGAATAATGACTTAGACCAGGACGAGATGAGCCCGGGGCTGGGGCTGAATTCTGACGGGCAGCCAGACGGCAGAGGGTGTGCTTGCCGTAAGCCGCTTTCACAGGGCCCTTCCCTAGCTGCTCCACAACTCGCTCCATCCCTGCCTCTGCGGCCCAGACTTCGGGGCCAATGGAGACCCGGACTCCAGCCACGGCGCTGCCACTTACTAGTGTGTGAGATCCTGGGAAAGGTACTTAACTTCCtggagcctcggtttcctcatctgctcAACGAAGAGGTTCACTGGACCCTCACAGGGTGCCTGTAAATATGAGTGTGATTACGCCTTTAAAGAGCCTAAGACGGTACCTGGTGCATAGACTCCACAGATGGTCCCCGTGATTACTGTCACCAGGCTCCagaggtggcaggggtgtgtgtgtgtgtgtgtgtacgtgtgtacgTGAGATAACAGAAGATAAACAAACCCTCCAGAAAAAGGCCGAATTCCTGAGCTTTCTGTGTCTGTCTGGGCAGGTCAGAGGTCATGGACCGCAATGTCGCTGGCACGGGAGGTCTCGACTGCTTTTCTTCTCCGTGTGTCCAGCAGGCTCGGGGCTGCTCTGTTCTAGACCTCGGTGCCCTCCCTGGGATAGAGGACGCTGTTCGTGTTGATACTGTTGTAGAAATGGGGGCTGAACTGGTTGAGGACAGAGCCTCCGTAGCCGAGAGCGTTGGCAGGCATGGGGTTGGCCCACTCGCCCCCGCCCCCGTGGCCGCTGAGGTTGGTGAGTGGGGTGTACGAGCTGAAGTTCAGCAAGTTCTGCCCCATCTTGTCCGtgggctcagggctcagtcccggTGTTGCCACAGGGCGGCTCGCCGGGCTCGACCCGCTCACGTAGGCGGTCATGGTGGAAAGGAAGCTGTTGAGGCAGGGGGTgcctggcgggggaggggagggtggcttCTCTGGGGAGCCGGTGGTCCCCGGTGAAGCACTGTCCAGgatgtcctgggcctctgccgTCTTGGGGCTGCCCGTGAGGAGGCTGTTCTCCGTCTTCTCGGAGGCCAGGGATCCCGTGCTGGAGGCAACATccgattttctcttcctcttcctgcggAAATTTCCATTATCGAACATCTTTTCACAGTTGGGGTCCAGGGTCCAGTAATTCCCTTTGCCTGGTACAAAGGGGAAGGAGTAAGCCGAGTGGTGGACAAAATACTTtgctcctgttttcttttcttttttttttttaattgctgtcaACTAAAGGCCAAGCAAACCGTGCGGAAGACAGAAGAGAAGGCAGGGGCGGAGAGACAGAGGACTCGCACGCACTGGCCGCACACCACGGGACAGCTTCTCTCTTCCACCCCCGCCTCACAACTGGGCACTCTGGGGACACAGAGGTGTCAGCCAGGAGAGCACTCACAGTGCGGCCTTCTGGAAGAAGTTCGAGTACTAGGGGAATGGAGAGGGAGGGCCTTCCTCCATGGCTGACATGAAAGAAAACTCGGGAAACACTTTAGAGCTCCCTGAATGTTTTGGTCAGGGAGTCCGAGGATGGACTTGAGTCCTGGCTTTGCTCCTAACTGGCTGAGGGACTCTgggcaagcctcagtttcctggtctgAAAAGTGGGCCTGTTAtacccctcccttcttcctcaggCTGATGCTGGATGTGTAGGGGGCGCCTTGTCACCAGGAGGTGCCTTCTGGAGGGAGGGCCTGAGCTGGGCCTGTGGGTGAGGCCAGTCATGGAACTGGACACTCGCCCTCCCTGGGGGGCCCCTAGCCCTGTGCCTGCTAGCCTCCTAGCAGCCGGAGGGGGGGCTCTGAGCCATGCCCTGGCTTCCCATGGGGGCACAAGAATAGACTTGAATTCTGGGAAATGCATATCTGAGAATTTAATATATTCTGAATGTCCCTGGATTATAGAAATTCATCATTAAAAAGGAAGAGTTGGTAGTCTTTGGTGTTAGAGAGACCTCCATTCAGATTTGGGCTCCAGGGCTTTCCCTCcatgctgggtgaccttgggtagACTGCTTCTTTGCTGAGTGTCACTCCCCTCATCTGGACAATGGGTTCCGCCAGAGCCGCCGGCAGGGGTGGGTTAAGGGTATGCAACTGAGCAGGCAGCACAATGTGGCTCTTCCTGTGTGTCTGACCAAGTCAGATCTCTCCCCAGGGGTCTGAGTGCACTTGGGCTTTGCCACGTCCAAATCCTCCTGGGGACTTCCTATGAGCTGGGTGCCCGGGACTCAGAGTGATCACAATTACTGTGGACTCTTGGGCGTTTGCAGTCACCCAAACCCTTGCATGCATTCTCTCATGACCCCCATCACAGGCCTGCAGAGGAGCCACGGTTACCATCCCTGtttttcagatggggaaactgaggctcagagatctAAAATGCCTGGAGTGGCTAACCGCTCAGTGGTGCAACCAGGATCAAAACCCTGCCTCCGGGGCTCTCCCAGGCTCCTTCTCTGCTGACAACCCTCAGCCCCCTGTCTCAGGGGACACAGCCAGGTAAGAACTTTCTAGAATGGGGTGCTGGGGAGGAATGACAGGAGACTTCCTTGGGGGCATCAGAGGCTGGCTCCCCCGGCCCCACACTGCCCCGGCAGCCCCCTTACCTGGGTCGTCCTCGTCACGGGGCACCTTCTTGAAGCAGTCATTGAGAGACAGGTTGTGGCGGATGGAGTTCTGCCAGCCGGCCTTGCTCTTGTTGTAGAAGGGGAAGTTGTCGGCCACGTACTGGTAGATCTGGCTGAGGGTGAGGCGCTTGTCGGGCGCCCCGTGGATGGCCATGGCAATGAGAGCCGAGTAGGAATAGGGGGGCCGCACCAGCTTCATCAGCTCCTCCTGCGAGGGGATAGGCAGCCAGCCCAGGTCGCCGCCCCCCAGCCCAGACATACCGGGCAGCAGCTGCCTCTGCACACCATAGgcctggggcaggaaggggctGGCGTTGGTGCCCGGCAGGTAGGGCGGTGGAGTCATGGTCGGCCCATTGAGCCAGAGGTAGGGGTTGGGGGTGGCCCCGTACTCGCCACCCCCCTCAAAGGAGGGGGGCCGCTGAGGGCTGGGCACGCCCTGTGGGTAGAAGAAGTTCTCATGGTAAAGGCTCATCTCGGGGGGCTCCTGGCCGATGCTGGGGAACTGGGGGCTGCAGCGAGCTGGGGAGGGTGCCGGGAGGTCGAAGGAGCTCATGCTGGGGTTGGGCTCGGCCGGAGCCACCTGTCTGGCACCTGCACCAGGGAGCTGTCCCTGACAGGTGCTTGGCTGGCCCAGCCTCCCACTTATACCCCTGCGGGCTTGGCCTGCGGGCCCCACCCAGGGGCGGCCACCTTCTGCATGCCGGCCCCTCCTCCTACAGCCCTGCCAGACACCGGGGAAAGGGCCTTGGGCCAGGGCCGCTGCGCGTGCTCAGACTGGTGCTGTGGCTGGTGCCCCCAGTGCCTAGGGcgcccctcttccctctctctcccagttCCTGtttccccccttcctctcctgcctttctcctcACTTGGTTCCCCTTGTTTtcctctcattgtgtctctcttcCACTTCTCTCCTCACCTTTCTCTCCGCTTCTCCGTCACCCGCACTCTGGCCAGCCCCTCTGCATCTCAGTCTCTTT
This genomic interval from Neovison vison isolate M4711 chromosome 1, ASM_NN_V1, whole genome shotgun sequence contains the following:
- the FOXI1 gene encoding forkhead box protein I1, producing MSSFDLPAPSPARCSPQFPSIGQEPPEMSLYHENFFYPQGVPSPQRPPSFEGGGEYGATPNPYLWLNGPTMTPPPYLPGTNASPFLPQAYGVQRQLLPGMSGLGGGDLGWLPIPSQEELMKLVRPPYSYSALIAMAIHGAPDKRLTLSQIYQYVADNFPFYNKSKAGWQNSIRHNLSLNDCFKKVPRDEDDPGKGNYWTLDPNCEKMFDNGNFRRKRKRKSDVASSTGSLASEKTENSLLTGSPKTAEAQDILDSASPGTTGSPEKPPSPPPPGTPCLNSFLSTMTAYVSGSSPASRPVATPGLSPEPTDKMGQNLLNFSSYTPLTNLSGHGGGGEWANPMPANALGYGGSVLNQFSPHFYNSINTNSVLYPREGTEV